A stretch of DNA from Spirochaetaceae bacterium:
GCGGGGCTGGAAACCCTCCACCTACGGGTGCGCGCGCCAGCGCTCTACCCGACGGCGTAACGGTTGCGGTTCTGAGTGCTATGGTCGCGCATGGTCGGCATGGGTCCCAAATCCAAGTAGTCCATCATACGCCGTCCGATACCGACCGTCAACTGCTCGCTCTGCGCGTCTGGGTGGTCCGGGTGCGTCCCTACAACTTGTACATGAACCCGCCGCCGACCTCGATGGTCTCGCCGGTGATGAAGCGGGCGTCCGCGGAACTGAGGAACAGGATCATGTTGGCGATGTCATCGGCCTGGAGCTGGCCGTCCAGGACCTGCAGCAGGTCGCGCAGGCCCTCGAGCCAGTGATGGCCCTGCTTGTCTACGATGAGCTGCGGACGGATCGCATTGACCCTGATGTGGTGCGGCCCGCCCATGCTGGCGGTAACGCGGGTCAGGCCTTCGAGTCCGGCCTTGGACGCATAGTAGCTGGACACGTCGAAGCCCCCACCAACTTCCAGCAGCCTGGTCGTGAAGCCGCCGCCCGCGGCTCCCGACGATATGTTGGTGATGACCCCGCCACCGGCTTCCACCAGGTGCGGCCACACCGCCCGGGTCATGTAGAAGGGACCGGTCAGGTTGGTACCGACAACACGATCCCAGGTCTCGTTGTCTTCCAGCCGCATCGGTTCCCCGGCTCTGCCGCCGAGCGCGCCGCCGCCGGCGTTGTTCACCAGGATCTGTACGCCGCCGCAGGTTTCGACGGTCTGCGCCACCGCGGCCTCGACCGAAGCATGGTCGCTGACGTCGCAGGTCACGAAGGTGGCGTCGCCGCCGGCCGCGCGAATCTCGTCCTGCACGGCTCGACCCTTGTCCTGCCCTCTGGCCAGCAACGCGACCTTGGCGCCCGCGCGCGCCAGTACCTTGCCGGTGGCTTCACCGATCCCGCTGTTGCCGCCGGTCACGATGGCAACCCTGCCATCCAGAACCCTGCCATCCAGTCTGTGTGCCATAGCGCCTCACCGCCTCCTTGTGCTGCCGCGACGCCGTGGTTTCTCGCCCGCCAGAACGGAGATCCCGCGCCGGGACCGATACGTCAGCATACTCCACAATACTCAGTGACGAGAACGCCGGCACGACCGGTACGGTTTGCACCAATTGCCAGGCGGAGGGCCGGCGGTGGCAACGATGGCAACGATGGCAACGATGGCAACGATTGTCGCGGTTGTCGGTGACCCGAAAAGCTCCGTAGACTCTCATGCGGTATGAGCAAGGCGACCCCGGACCTGGAGATCCGCGCGCAACTGGAGCGCGAGTATGAAGACGTGTACACCCCGGAGGTGCTGGACGCGCTGCACGCGCTGGCCGGATTCAACGAACAGCGGCGGCGGCTGATGCGGGAGCGCATCGAGCGGCGTGCCCGGCGGGCGCGGGCAGGGGAGCGCATCGGCTTCCTGGATCCCGGCGCCACCATCGCCGGCACCGGCATCGGCGTGCAGGCGGCGCGCGACGGCCGCTTCGCCGGCAGCGAGATTCCGCACGACCTGCAGCGGCAGTGGATCCAGGGCACCGGCCCGGGCGCCAAGCCGAATACGCCGGTAGACCGCAGCATCCGCAACGTCGCCTACGCGCTGCTGTCGGGCGCGGACGGCTGGATGTTCGACGGCGAGGACGCGCTCGGCCAGATCACCACCATGTCGCTCGACAACCAGCGCAACCTGCGCTTGGCGATCGCCGGCGACGACCTGTTCCTGGGCGCCGCCGAGCAGGTGGCGGCCGGAATGAACGCCTGGGGACAGAGCTTCTTCGGGCGCGCCATCGTCGACGACTGGCAGGCGCAGTTGGGGTTTACCACCAAGATCTTTCGCGCCCGCGGCCTGCACCTCGACGACCGCCACGTGCGCGAGGCCGGCGGCACCGGATTTTCGGCATCGATCGTGGATGCGGCAATGTACGTGACGGGCAACTACCGCCGCCTTGCCGAGCAGGGATCGTCGATCGTGCTCTACCTTCCCAAGATTCAGACCGCCGAGGAGGCGGCGCTGTGGGGCGCCATGCTCGACGCCCTGGAGGCGCACCTCGGCATCAGCGCCGGGTCGATCAAGGCGTACGTGCTGGTCGAGCAACTGGAGGCTTCGTTCCAGCTCATGGAGATCCGCGCCGCCCTCGGCCGCCACTTCGTCGGCTTCAACACCGGGCGCTGGGACTACATCAACAGCGTCGCCGACGCGATGGCGTGGGACGGCTCGTTCATCAACCCCAACATCGACGCCATCCTGATGACCTACGGTTACATGCGCAACTACGAGGATCGCGTGCGCCGCGCCGTCAACACCGCCGATGAGAACGGCAACTACGCGCTGTGGCAGGGCGGCATGGAGCCCAACATCCCGGTCGGTTCGGAGGCGGGCGTGGAGGCGTCGATGAACAAGGCGGTGGCCGGCGGCGAGCGCGAGCAGCAGGCCGGCGCCAGCGGCAAGTGGGTGGCGCACTGGAAGATGGTGCACATCGTGCGCCCCGTGTGGGAGCGGGCGGGGGAGGCGAACCAGCTCGGGCGCGCGTTTCCGGCGCTCACCTACACCGACACGGACGCCGCCGGCCTGACCGAGCTGGAGGAGGCGCCGCGCACGGTGCGCGGGGCGCGCGACCTGCTGAGCGTGGCGCTGCAGTACGGCAATGCGTTCGGGCAGGGCATGCAGGCGGCCGCCCTGAAGCCGGCCGACTCATTCGGCGACGACGACGTGCTGTACCTGATGGAGGACATGGCCACCGGCGAGATCCGGCTCAGCATCCTGTGGGAGTGGCTGCACAAGGGCGCCGCGCTCACCGACGACGACCCCGGCACCGGCCTGGCCGCCGGCACCCGCTTCACGGCGGAGATCTTCGAACGCCTGCTGGCCGAGGAGTACGGCAAGCTGCAGGCCGCCGACAACCGCGACGTGCACGACGACTCCAAGCGCACCACCCTGCCGGTGGCGCGCGAGATCGCCGACGTCTACGTGCTCGACGGAGTGAAGACGCCGTGGTACATCGACCTGTTGAACATCAACCTCAACAACCACGACCTGGCCGAGGCCAAGCGGCGCATCGGAAGCTACGTGCAGGCGTTCCACCGAGACGGCACCCGCATCACCGAAAACCTCGACTTCGCGTAGCGGATAGCTGGTGTCATGATCTACGGCGCGCTCGCCGACGGCGTCCTGCTGTTCCACTTCGCGTTCATCGTGTTCGTGGTGGCGGGCGGGGCGCTGGTGCTGCGCTGGCGCTGGGTGGCGTTCCTGCACGCGCCCTCGTTTCTGTGGGGCGGGGTGATGGAGCTGGCCGGCTGGATCTGCCCGCTCACGCCGCTGGAGCTGCACCTGCGCGCCCTGGCCGGCGCCGGCGGCTACGACGTGCGCTTCCTGGAACACTACCTGCTGCGGCTCATCTACCCCGGCACCCTGACGCGTACCATGCAGATCGCCATCGGCATCGGCGTGCTGGCCCTCAACGCCCTCATCTACGCCCGCCTCCTGCGCCACGCGCGGGCGCGTGCCCACACCGCAGCCGGAAGGAGCGGCAGACCGCGGACTGTGCGTGCAGGTCGGCTTCGGCGTCCGGAGTGAGTTCGTAGTCAGGCATCCGGGCTCGGGCCCGCACTCCGGCGAGCCTGCCCGAAGATGCCTCCGACAGTCCGCCTGCTCGCGCCCTCCGCCTGCGCGCGGTCGATGCGCTTGTCGAGCAGCTCCTCGAGTTCGGACAGATCGGCGTCCTGTGCCTGGTCGCCGATGGTCCGCGCGAGCACGAAGTGCTTGACGGACTGGCCGTTCAGCGCGGCTAGCGCCTTCAGCTTGCGGTGCTCTGCGTCGGTGACGTCGATCGAAATGCGGCTCATGGCGGCCTCCCGGTAGTATGGAGTACTTCCAGTCTCGCACTTGACCCACATTTTGTCAAATTGTGGGGTGCTCGCGCGGCTTGATGAGCTGTCCCCTACTTGTAGGGATCGGCGGCGTCGCGCAGGCCGTCGCCGAGGAAGTTGAACATCAGCACGGCCGCCACCACGAACAGCGCCGGCAGCATGAGCCATGGGTACAGCAGGACGGTCTGCACGTTCTGTGAGTCCTGCAGCAGCGTGCCCCAGCTCACCGCCGGCGACCTGATGCCGAGGCCGAGGAAGCTGAGCGCGGTCTCGCCGAGGATCATGCCCGGGATCGCCAGCGTGAGGTGCACGATCAGGTAGCTCAGAAACGACGGCAGCAGGTGGCGGCCGATGATCGCGCCTTCCGGGGCGCCGGACACGCGCGCCGCCATTACGAAGTCCGCCTCGCGCAGCTCCAGCAGCTTGCCGCGCACCACGCGCGCCAGGCCGGTCCAGCCGACGATGGACAGGATGATGGTGATGCCGAAGTAGACCTTGATCGACGACCACTGCGGCGGCAGGGCGGCGGCCAACGCCATCCACACCGGGATGGTGGGCAGCGAGATCAGGAATTCGATGATGCGCTGAATCGCCGCGTCGGCGGCGCCGCCGTAGTAGCCGGAGACGCCGCCGAGGAAAATGCCGAGCACGAAGCTGAGCGAGACCCCGACCAGACCCACCGACAGCGACACCCGCGCCGCGTACAGGTTGCGCGTGAACAGGTCGCGCCCGAACGAGTCGGCGCCGAGCACCACGACGGCGGCGTCCTCGGCGCCGAACAGGTGCAGGTCGGTCTTGACCAATCCCCAGAAGCGGTACGGCTCGCCCCGCACGAAGAACCGGATCCGATGCACCAACTCCTTGTTGGGAGTATAGATGCGTTGCGTGGTCAGGGGGTCTATGGAGCGCTCGAACGGGTAGATGAACGGCCCGACGAGGCGCCCTTCGTGGAACAGCCGGACGCGTTGCGGCGGCGCGTATACCAACTCGCGGTTGCGCGTCGAGGGGGTGGTGGGGGCGACGAACTGCGCCAGCAGCGCGAACAGGTAGAACACCAGCAGGACGCCGCCGCCGAGCAGCGCCAGCCGGTGGCGGCGGAACTTGCGCCACATGAGCTGCCACTGGGTGGCGAGGTAGTACTGCTCGGCTCGGTCGGCCACGGCGTTACTTTCCAACCGCCTCGAAGCGGATGCGGGGATCGACGATCACCAGCAGAATGTCGGAGATCAGGGTGCCGACCACGGTCAGGAAGCTCAGAATCATGATGGTGCTGCCGGCCAGGAACATGTCCTGCTGCATGAGCGAGCGGAACACCAGCGGCCCGATGGTGGGCAGGCCGAGCACGATGGCCACGATGGTCTCGCCGGACACGATGCCGGGCAGGATCCAGCCGACGGTGCTGATGATGGGATTGACCGCGACCCGCACCGGGTACTTGAACAGCAGCGAGTTCTCGTCCAGCCCCTTGGCGCGCGCAGTGATTACGTACTGCTTGGCCAGCTCGTCGAGCAGCGAGCTGCGCAGCACGCGGATCAGGCCGGCGGTGCCCGCCGTGCCGATCACGATAATCGGAACCGGCAGGTGGGCGAGCAGGTCAAGGAACTTGGCGAAGCTCCACGGCGCATCGACGAACTCGATCGAGAACAGGCCGCCGATGTTGAGGCCGAAGAATTGGAAGAACAGCAGCATCAGGACCAGCGCGAGCAGGAAGTTCGGGGTTGCCAGACCGATGAATCCGAGCACCGTAACGCCATAGTCGGTAAGGGAGTACTGGTGCGTGGCGGAGTAGATGCCGATGGGTATGGACACCGCGTAAACGAACACCAGCGAGAGCATGGAGATGAGCACCGTCATCGGCAGCCGCTCCATGAGCAGTTCGCTGACCGGTTCCTGGAACGAGAACGACTGGCCGAAGTCGCCGCGGACCATCTTGCCGACCCAACGCAGGTACTGCATGTGCATCGGCAGGTCGAGACCGTACTGCCTGCGCAACGCCTCGATCATCGCCTCGTCGACGCCGGTGCTGCGCGACTGGAGGCGGGCCAGGTAGTCGGTCAGGTAGTCGCCGGGGGGGAGCTGGATGATCACGTAGGCGCACACCGAGATGATCACCAGCACCACGACCATGTACGCCACCCGGCGCAGCACGTAGTCAATCATGATCGCAGGGGGTGACGCCGGCCCGCGCGGGGGCCGGCGTCACGGTCAAGGAGGGAGCGGTGTCGTCTCGCGCCCTACTCGTCAAGGTACCACTGGAACGCCGCCGCGGGCGCGTACTGCAGGTGCGGCAGGTGCTCCAGGTCGATGTTGCGCAGCGTGGCGCGCGCGTAGCGCACGTCCGGCGGCGGCGCCATGACGCCGATGTACCACAAGTTCTCGCCGAGCAGCGCGATGGCGCGCTTGCCGTACTCGATGCGCTCCGCATCGTCGGTGACCACCGGCAGCTTGCCCCACGTCGCGAAGTACTCCTGCACTTCGGCGGGCGGCTCCTCGCCCTCTTCGCCGGCGGTCTGCCGCCACCTCTGCCACTCGCGGCCCCAGAACTGGCCGCCGGCCCACCACTGCAGCGACCCGACGGTGCGGCCGTAGTCGCTCTCGTCGAGCTGCCACAGCGACAGCATCGACTCGTTGGCGCTGTACTTCTGCCACATCTCGCCGCCGGCGGTCTGGTCGATCACGGTCGGTACGCCGATCGCGGTCCAATGGTCGGCGATCAACTCGGCCGAGGGGGCGTGGGTGGGCACGAACGGGGCGATGGTCAGGATGATCTCCAGCGGCGCTCCGTCGGGCCGTATCCGGTTGCCGTCGGCGTCCTTGGCGAGGCCGATCTCGTCGAGCAGCGCCATGGCACGGTCGGGATCGTAGACCGCGAACTCGGTGGCGGTCTGCTCGTCGTACCAGGGGGAGTTGGACTGCACGGTGGCCAGCGAGGGCTTGCCGAGCCCGGCAAACACCAGGTCGTTGATCTCGTCGCGGTCGATGCCGAGCGACATCGCCTGCTTGAAGCGTACGTCGGCGAACAACTCACGCAGCACCGGGTCGGGCACCGTGTTGTTGAAGAACAGGCCCACCTCCAGCGCACCCCAACTGGTCGGGGTCGGCGCCACCGAGACGCGCAGGTTGTTCTGCTCCGCGCGCGACAGCAGCACCGGCAGCTTGGCTACGCTGACGCCGCCGCCGTAGATGCCGGCGCCGTAGTCGCTCTGGCCGCTGATCACGCGCGCCGCGATCAGCTCGGTGTCGCCGGCGAGCTGCGAGCGCAGGCGGTCGATGTAGGGAAGCTGGTTACCGGCCGGGTCGATCTTGTGGTAGTAGGGGTTGCGCGTCTGGATCACGAAGTCGATCTCGACCGTTTCCGGAATCCAGGCCGACAGCAGCGGTACGCCGACCACGGCTTCGTCGTCGTTGTAGCGGGCGCGGTTGCGCAGGTGCTGGAACCAGGTGTCGAAACCCGCTTCCTTGGCCAGATCGGCCGCGTTGTCGCTGTAGTCGGGGTGGAACTGCTTCAGGTAGGCGCCCGGCGCGTACGGGCTGCGCATGATGATGCCGGTGGCGCCGCCGGAAAGGTTGTAGATCAGTCCGGGCCAGGGGCCGGCGAAGTCGAACTGCACGGTGTTGTCGTCGACCTTGCTCATCTTCATCAGCTCGTCGTTGACGTACCAGCGGCGCGAGATGACCGGGGTGTACTCCTCGTTGAGGATCAGGTCCTCGTACCAGAACAGGAAGTCGTCCGCGCCGAACGGTGAGCCGTCGGACCATTTGTGGCCTTCGCGCAGGAACAGGGTGAGCCGGCGCGCGTCGTCGGAGTACTCCCAGTCGTGGGCGATGTTGGGAATGACCACGCGGTCCACGTCGGGCCGCCCGCGGCCGAGCATCGTCTCCAGGTGCATGTAGGAGCCGGCGCCCCAGAAGTCGTCGAACTGCTTGACGAGGTTCAGAGTGCCGCCGTGACGCCCGATGCTCTCGAACGGTTGCACCACCATCGGCTGGTCGGGTAGCCGGTCCTCCACCGCGGGCAGGGAGCCGTCCGCTACCGCCTGCGCCAGCATCGGGGCGCCGGTAAACGAGGCGATCTGCATGCCGGTCTCGGCTTCGAAGTCGGACAGCGTTGCCCACCAGGTGCCGTCGGTGAGCGGCGACATGCCGCTGCCGCCGGTGCCGGTTGTGCCGCCCGCGGCGCCCGCGGCGCCTTCCTGGCCGGCGCCGAACGCACCGGCGGCCAGCAGCACGCCCAGGGCGGCTGCGCATATGGTTCTCTTCATGGAAATTCGGTATGACCTCCAGGGCCGTACCGTAACGGATGGCGCGGTGCCGTGCAATGCGCGGCAGCCTCCGGAGCAAGTGCCGCCCGCGCCGGGCGGGGCGGCGCGACGTTGTCGGTGGACGTGCGCCGGTCAATGGGTGTAGGCAGGGTGCGGGAGGCCGCATGCCGCGAGAATTGATCGCCACCGCGCCGCGCACGCCGGAACTGCGCACGTACGAAGAGCCGCCGCTCGGGACGGACCAGGTGCGCCTGCGCAGCACCTTCTCCACCGTCAAGCACGGCACCCAGTTGCGCGCCTACCGCGCCGACACGATGGATGCCACGCAGCCGTTCGACGCCGAATTGAAGCTGCACCGCCGCACGGGGACGCGGACCGCCCACGGCATGAGGCCGCGCTTCCCGATGGCGCTCGGTACCGTGACGGTGGGCGAGGTGGTCGCCGTGGGCGGCGCCGTGGAGTCGTTCGCGGTGGGTGACCAGGTGTACGGGAACCTGTCGATCCGCGAGACGCACACGGTTGCGGCAGCCCGACTGCGCCCAGTGCCCGCGGGCATGCACCCGCACGCGGCGGTGTGCGGCGATCCGGCGTGCGTCGCCCTGTCCGGGGTGCGCGATTCGAGCCTGGGCGTGGGCGACCGGGTGCTGGTGACCGGACTCGGCGCGATCGGGCAGTTGGCGGTGCAGATCGCGCGCCTGCAGGGCGCCGCCTGGGTGGCCGGCGCCGATCCGATACCACGCCGCCGCGCGCTTGCCGCGCACCTCGGCGCCGACCTGGTGATCGACCCGCTCGCCGAGGACACCGGCCTGGTGGTGAAGACCGCTACGGGCAAGCTGGGCGCCGACGCCGTGATCGAGACCAGCGGCAGCTATTCCGGCCTCAACGACGCACTGCGCGCCGCCGCCTACGGGGCCACCGTGGTGTCGGTGGCCTACTACCCCGGCGAGGGCCGCGGCCTCAGCCTGGAGGGCGAGTGGCACCGCAACCGCATCAACCTGATCTCCAGCCGCGACGTGAGCGCGCCGCACCGCCTGTTCCCGCGCTGGGACTCCGCGCGGCTGTACGATGCAGCTTTCGCGTTGCTGGAGCGGGGCCGGCTGCGGGTGGACGGCTTGCTCGACCCGGTGGTGCCGTTCGAGGACAGCGCGGCCGCCTACCGGGAGATCGACGAGAGCCCCGCCGCCTGCATCAAGCTCGGCGTCACCTACTCGTAGCGGTTGCGCCGTGCCGCGCTCGGCAACCGGGCATCGGCGCGGCGCAGATCGATCCCCCGGGGGGCGATCGGCTGAGCATGACTTGGGCGCGGACCGGTCAAATCTCGGGCGGGAAGATGCCGGCGAGTTCGGCGTCGACGCCTCGCAGGGATGCCGCGCACCGGCGGTACACGCGGCGGTAGCACTCGTCGTACTGCTCGCGCCGGCGCGGATCGGGCGCGAACCGGCGCTGCACGCGGTATACCTGCCGCACGGCGGCTTCGTGGTCGGGGTAGATGCCGGCGGCGATGCCGGCCAGCATGGCGCCGCCGAGCGAGGCCGCCTCGTCGGTGTCGAGCACCTCCACCGTGCGTCCGGTCACGTCGGCGCGGAGCTGGCTCCAGAACGGTGAGCGGGAGGCACCGCCCACCGCCACCACGCGCTGTACGTCGGCATCGAACAGGCGTTCGAATTGATCGATGCGCGCCCTGACCTCGTAGCAGATCCCTTCCAGGATGGCGCGTACGAAATCGCCGCCGGTGTGCGAGTCGCGAATGCCGAGGAATGCGCCGCGCACCGCCGGGTCGGTGGGCGTGCCGCGCACATTGGGCAGCCAGATCAGTCCGTCCGCGCGCGCGTCCGCCTGCTCGGCACCCGCCAGCAGCAGGTCGTACACGTTGCCCCCCGTGTGCACGGCGCGCTCGCGGAGGTCGCCGCCGAACCGCTCCAGGTACCAGTCCAGCGCGGTGGCCCCGAACAGGATGCAGTCCATCACCTGGTAGCGGTCCGGTAGCGGATGCGGATATACCGGGATGGCGGCAGCGTGCGCCGCCTCGGTCAGGCGAGCCTCGGGCAGCACGCCGAGCATCACGTCGGCGGTGCCGGTGGAGTTCAGCACCGAGTCTGGACCAAGAACGTTGGCCGGCAGCGAGGTGCAGCCGTGGTCGTGGCCGCCGGTGGCCACCACGGTACCGGGCGCGAGGCCGGTCATGGCGGCCGCCGACTCCGTCACGCTGCCCACCGCGGTTCCGCTGGGGTGGGGGAGCGCCATCACCGCAGGGTCCAGGGCGGCGGCGGCGAAAACCTCCTCGGACCAGCACTTGCGCTGCACGTCGAAGCCCATGGTGCGGCTGGCAATCGAGTAGTCGGTGGCGTACACGCCGGCCAGCTTGAACATCACGTAATCTTCCACCACCAGCCAGCGATGGGCGCGCCGGAACACTTCCGGCTCGTGCTCACGCAGCCACAGCATCGCGTTCAGCGACAGGAAGAAGCTGACCGGCTGGCCGGTGATCCCGTACACGCGGCGCGCCCCGACGTGCTCGCGCCACCACTGAGCCTGCGGCTCGGTGCGCCGGTCGAACCAGCAGATGGCCGGGTACAGCCAGTCGCCGCGCCGGTCGACCGGAATGATCGGCTCGCCCATGCCGACCACCGCCAGCGCCTTGATCTGCCGGGCATCGGGTACCTGGCCGACTACCTCGCGGATGTTGGCAGCGGTGGCCTGCCACAGCGCCTCCGGCGAATACTCGGCCCAGTCCGGATTGTCGGGATGGGGGTGCCCGGCCACGGTAGGGCGCGAGGCGGCCGCGACACGCCGTCCCGCCACGTCGTACAGGTTGGCCTTCAGGTTGGTGGTGCCGATGTCGATGCCCAGCAGGTAGGGCGGCCCGGTCGCGGCCGTCACGCCGTCTCGCTCCGCACGGGGCGCGCCAAGTCGGAGGCGAGGCTGGTCAGCAGGTAGCCGTGCGGGTCGAGGATGCGGGCCACGGCCACGTCGTCGGTGAGGGCGCCCTGGCTGACGGCGGCGCCGTCGGCCGCCAGCCGGCGGCGAATGCCGGCCAGCTCGGCCGCGGCGCGCGGGCCACATGCCACGCACGTCCCCCAGGCCAGGTAGTCCCCGAAGCCGCTGGCCGCCAGCGGCACGGCCGGCGGGCGCAGGTCCCAGCGCTCGCGATACACCACGCGGCCATCGTGGAGCACGGTGAGCCGATAGGCAAGCCGGCTGAACGCCCAGCGTTCCCCCATCTGCGTGCGTCCGGGGCAGCCGCTCTCCACCAGCAGGCACTCGCCGCCGGCGGCTATGGACACCACGGTGGTCTGCGCCACCGCGGCGCCGGCGAACGGTATCAGCGGCGGACCGGCAACGCGCAAGTAGCTGCCGCCGCCCACCCGCGCCGCCAGTTGCAGGTGGGCAACCCCGCCGCCGGCTTCGGACTCTTCCGGCGCACGGGGTCTTCCGGTCGAACCCGGTCCGGCGGGAGAACCCGGTCCGGCGGGAGAACCCGGTCCGGCGGGAGAACCCGGTGCGGCGGGAAGGCACAGAGTGCTTGCCGGCGGGGCCCAGGTTACCTCGGCGCCGGCGGCGAGCGCGACGCGCTGCAGGTGCCGTTCGCCGTTGCGCAGGCCGCCGCCCTGGTCCACGGGCGCCGCCAGCAGCCCGCCGTCGGGGCAGGGCAGCACGTTGACGAACAGCGGCGCTCGGTAGCCGGTCCGCCAGCGCCGTCCCTCGGCGGTAAGCCGCACCTCGCCGCGGCGCACCGCGGCCGTCACGGCGCCATGTCCTGGGGTGCCGACAGCCCGCCGATGGCCGAGCACCGGTGCACAAGCGGTCGCCCACCAGGTGGCGGTGCAGGCTGCCCGCTGGGTCGAGACCGGGCGGTGCGGCACAGGCGGCGCGGCGTGGAGTCGGCTGCGGCGTACACCACGTGCGCGGTCCGGTGCAGGCCTGCCGGTGCGCGTACGGCACTCAAGTAGCGGCGGTCATGTCGGTCCCTGACGTCGAAGGACCGTGGCGCTTGCTCGCGAACCGGTGCGAGCGCCTGCTCGGTAACGGTCCGCGGTGGCAACGAGGGCGCCCTACCGGTGCGCGTGCACGTGCGGGTGTTCGTGGTGATGGTGATGGCCGCCCTCACCCCACTCGGGAAGTCCGGCGCGCGGCGCCGCCGCGGTGCAGGCGCCGTGCACCCAGGCCGCCACCTGATCCACCCCCGAGCCGTCCTTCAGGTTGGTCATCACGTACGGTCGCCCGCCGCGGGCGGCGCGCACGTCGGCGGTCATCCGCTCCAGGTCTACCTCGACGTACGGCGCCAGGTCGATCTTGTTCACCACCAGCAGGTCGCTGCGCGTAATCCCCAGGCCGCCCTTGCGCGGGATGTCTCCGCCCTGCGCCACGTCGATCACGTAGATCTGGTAGTCCACCAGGTCGGGGCTGAAACTGGCCGCCAGGTTGTCGCCGCCGCTCTCGATGAACGCCATCCGGGCATCCGGGAACCGGTCCTGGAGACCCAACAGTGCGTCCGCGTTCACGGAGATGTCGTCGCGCACCGCGGCATGGGGACAACCGCCCGTTTCCACGCCGACGATGCGGCCTTCGGCCAACGCGCCGGCGCGGATCAGGAAGTCCGCGTCCTCACGCGAGTAGATGTCGTTGGTAATGGCCACGATCGAGTGCTCGCCGCCGAGCCGCTGGCACAGGCGCAGCAGCAGGTGGCTCTTGCCCGAACCCACCGGACCGCCGATGCCGAAGCGCGTGGCACCGCGATGGTGTGCGTGTGGAGCGTCAGTCACGGGAGACTCCTTGAAAAAGAATATAACGGAGCCAGCCGGCCACGATGCGCACGATGCGGCCGTGCCGGATCAACTGCGAAAGTAGCGCGCATCGAGTTCGCTGTGCCCGGCCACCGCCAAGTCCCAGCCGGGCGCAATCGAGGCCGGGGGACGGCGCCCGCGCACCACCTCACCAGCCAGGCGGACGGTATCGTCGAGCAGCCGGCCGACCAGGTTGAGGGCCGCGGATTGCCCGATCGGGATAGTGCGCATCGCCACCTGCGCCCACTGGCGGACCGTGTTCAGCAGGTACCCCTGCACCAGCGCGACGGCTTCGACACCCAGCACGGTGCCGGCGAATCCCCACGCCACGGGAAACTGCGGACGTTCGTCATGGCCCCGCGCCGCCTGCACCAGCTCGCCGTGGGCGTCGTTCCGCCGCAACGCCGGGAATGCGGCCCCGGCCGCCGCCAGCAGGGAGCGGCCGAGTTGGCCGCCGGCGCGGCGCGCCTCACGCGACGGCAGAAAGCTCGCCGCGTC
This window harbors:
- a CDS encoding SDR family NAD(P)-dependent oxidoreductase, whose protein sequence is MAHRLDGRVLDGRVAIVTGGNSGIGEATGKVLARAGAKVALLARGQDKGRAVQDEIRAAGGDATFVTCDVSDHASVEAAVAQTVETCGGVQILVNNAGGGALGGRAGEPMRLEDNETWDRVVGTNLTGPFYMTRAVWPHLVEAGGGVITNISSGAAGGGFTTRLLEVGGGFDVSSYYASKAGLEGLTRVTASMGGPHHIRVNAIRPQLIVDKQGHHWLEGLRDLLQVLDGQLQADDIANMILFLSSADARFITGETIEVGGGFMYKL
- a CDS encoding DUF2784 domain-containing protein, with translation MIYGALADGVLLFHFAFIVFVVAGGALVLRWRWVAFLHAPSFLWGGVMELAGWICPLTPLELHLRALAGAGGYDVRFLEHYLLRLIYPGTLTRTMQIAIGIGVLALNALIYARLLRHARARAHTAAGRSGRPRTVRAGRLRRPE
- a CDS encoding ABC transporter permease, coding for MADRAEQYYLATQWQLMWRKFRRHRLALLGGGVLLVFYLFALLAQFVAPTTPSTRNRELVYAPPQRVRLFHEGRLVGPFIYPFERSIDPLTTQRIYTPNKELVHRIRFFVRGEPYRFWGLVKTDLHLFGAEDAAVVVLGADSFGRDLFTRNLYAARVSLSVGLVGVSLSFVLGIFLGGVSGYYGGAADAAIQRIIEFLISLPTIPVWMALAAALPPQWSSIKVYFGITIILSIVGWTGLARVVRGKLLELREADFVMAARVSGAPEGAIIGRHLLPSFLSYLIVHLTLAIPGMILGETALSFLGLGIRSPAVSWGTLLQDSQNVQTVLLYPWLMLPALFVVAAVLMFNFLGDGLRDAADPYK
- a CDS encoding ABC transporter permease gives rise to the protein MIDYVLRRVAYMVVVLVIISVCAYVIIQLPPGDYLTDYLARLQSRSTGVDEAMIEALRRQYGLDLPMHMQYLRWVGKMVRGDFGQSFSFQEPVSELLMERLPMTVLISMLSLVFVYAVSIPIGIYSATHQYSLTDYGVTVLGFIGLATPNFLLALVLMLLFFQFFGLNIGGLFSIEFVDAPWSFAKFLDLLAHLPVPIIVIGTAGTAGLIRVLRSSLLDELAKQYVITARAKGLDENSLLFKYPVRVAVNPIISTVGWILPGIVSGETIVAIVLGLPTIGPLVFRSLMQQDMFLAGSTIMILSFLTVVGTLISDILLVIVDPRIRFEAVGK
- a CDS encoding ABC transporter substrate-binding protein — translated: MKRTICAAALGVLLAAGAFGAGQEGAAGAAGGTTGTGGSGMSPLTDGTWWATLSDFEAETGMQIASFTGAPMLAQAVADGSLPAVEDRLPDQPMVVQPFESIGRHGGTLNLVKQFDDFWGAGSYMHLETMLGRGRPDVDRVVIPNIAHDWEYSDDARRLTLFLREGHKWSDGSPFGADDFLFWYEDLILNEEYTPVISRRWYVNDELMKMSKVDDNTVQFDFAGPWPGLIYNLSGGATGIIMRSPYAPGAYLKQFHPDYSDNAADLAKEAGFDTWFQHLRNRARYNDDEAVVGVPLLSAWIPETVEIDFVIQTRNPYYHKIDPAGNQLPYIDRLRSQLAGDTELIAARVISGQSDYGAGIYGGGVSVAKLPVLLSRAEQNNLRVSVAPTPTSWGALEVGLFFNNTVPDPVLRELFADVRFKQAMSLGIDRDEINDLVFAGLGKPSLATVQSNSPWYDEQTATEFAVYDPDRAMALLDEIGLAKDADGNRIRPDGAPLEIILTIAPFVPTHAPSAELIADHWTAIGVPTVIDQTAGGEMWQKYSANESMLSLWQLDESDYGRTVGSLQWWAGGQFWGREWQRWRQTAGEEGEEPPAEVQEYFATWGKLPVVTDDAERIEYGKRAIALLGENLWYIGVMAPPPDVRYARATLRNIDLEHLPHLQYAPAAAFQWYLDE
- a CDS encoding zinc-binding alcohol dehydrogenase, whose amino-acid sequence is MPRELIATAPRTPELRTYEEPPLGTDQVRLRSTFSTVKHGTQLRAYRADTMDATQPFDAELKLHRRTGTRTAHGMRPRFPMALGTVTVGEVVAVGGAVESFAVGDQVYGNLSIRETHTVAAARLRPVPAGMHPHAAVCGDPACVALSGVRDSSLGVGDRVLVTGLGAIGQLAVQIARLQGAAWVAGADPIPRRRALAAHLGADLVIDPLAEDTGLVVKTATGKLGADAVIETSGSYSGLNDALRAAAYGATVVSVAYYPGEGRGLSLEGEWHRNRINLISSRDVSAPHRLFPRWDSARLYDAAFALLERGRLRVDGLLDPVVPFEDSAAAYREIDESPAACIKLGVTYS